The sequence below is a genomic window from Rhinolophus sinicus isolate RSC01 chromosome X, ASM3656204v1, whole genome shotgun sequence.
TACATGGGCGATTTTACGGCTCTCCACAGGTCCAAACACCTGCTGCAGGGCTGCCAGGCACTCTTTCACAGTTATGGCAGCGTTGTGGGCTCGGAGCCCGCTGACCACCTGCAGCGCAGGGCCCCGCAAGCATTCCATCAGCCgcctccttttttccccctcaggcACCTGCCACATCTGTAACATCTCAGTGGTGTGCTCAAGCCAGGTTTCAAAGGCCAACACCCCTGGAGTGGACACAGTGTTCCCAGAAAACACTCTCAGTTCTCGGTATAACATTTGTTCTAGCAGACGCTGTACTGCTGCCCCCAGGGTCTGGGCCCAAGTCCAGGAATCTGGTGATATGGCCACTCTGGGAAAGGGACAATCGGTGTCCGATTCGAGGACTCTGTTCATGTCTGACACTGTCCGTCTCTCCTCCTCTAAGAAGCGGTTCAGTCTCTTGAGAAATTCACCATCTGAGTTAGGAGGTTTTACCACCACTTTCCAGGGCCCGCCCTTTCCTGGGATTTCCCTGGGGATCAGAGCATAGTCCATATCCTTGGCAAGCTCCAGGAGGAAGGCTTGGGCGTTCTCCTCCCTCCTGAACATCCTGCCAATGATCCTATGCGCGCCCAGATGCTTGAGAGCCGCCTGGAGACTCTCCTCAAACTCATCCTCACCACACTCCTCAGGAATCCCCAGGATGAGCATGGACCTCTGAATATTCAGATGCTCCCCCCTGCACCAGTCCTGCAACAGGCTCAAAGGCATGGTTCCAGTCTTTACGGCATCTAATTTTGGGGGGAATGATCCGTGCGTGATGCACAGAAATCTGGCCCAACTCCCAGGGCGACACGACGGCAGACCCACAGCCTGTGAATACGAACGCGGCGAGAGCAAGGTTATTGCcgaactcccctccccccgcaGCTGCCCATCCTCTTCTGGAGGCAAACCGGCCGCCCAGGCTCCACCCGCGCTCTCCGTAGGCCCACAGGAGccgcagccccctccccacaccgGTCACCCTCCACCTCACCCCAGGGCTGCCGCAGTCCTGCTGGGGCGGACTGAGGGCGGCCTGATCTCCAGGGGAAAAGCTCACCCTCCTCGAGTCTAGCACCTTCTCCTAGGGCGGGGTCCTTCTTTATCCAGGTCCCAGCAGAAGGGGCGCGCGGCTAAGCGCAGCAACCCCGGGGTCCAGCGCCCGTCTTCTCCAGGCGCTGCTCGCTGCCTCTCGCCCTCCTTCTCTCGGCCCGGCACATGGGCCAGCGCGCCGGCGCCTACTCGCCACCTCTCTCTGCAGTGCGGACTCGGGGCGGGGGCGCCGTGGCGTCGGAGCGTGGACCCTCCGTGTTGCCTCGGAGACCGCCGGGCTATTGGCGCTCACGGGTCACGCGGCGGGGCTGTTACCACTGTTGCATGCGCCCCAGGACCTCACGTAACATCACCTGCTCCTCCTGCCCCCGAGGGGGCGCCAGCAGAGGTGGGGAACCCTAGGGGTCCGAGAGGCCATGCGCCCATCCGGGACCCAGCCCAGTCCCCCGCCCCTTCCGGAACGTGCCCTTGGGGCGCCAGCGTGGCGAGGGGTCCGCCTCCTGGGGTGCCCTCCAGAGAGCGGCTGGACAGGCCTTAGGT
It includes:
- the PNMA3 gene encoding paraneoplastic antigen Ma3; this translates as MPLSLLQDWCRGEHLNIQRSMLILGIPEECGEDEFEESLQAALKHLGAHRIIGRMFRREENAQAFLLELAKDMDYALIPREIPGKGGPWKVVVKPPNSDGEFLKRLNRFLEEERRTVSDMNRVLESDTDCPFPRVAISPDSWTWAQTLGAAVQRLLEQMLYRELRVFSGNTVSTPGVLAFETWLEHTTEMLQMWQVPEGEKRRRLMECLRGPALQVVSGLRAHNAAITVKECLAALQQVFGPVESRKIAHVKFCKAYQEAGEKVSSFVLRLEPLLQRAVEKNVVSRRNVNQARLKQVLGGATLTDKLRDKLELMKQRRKPPGFLALVKLLREEEEWEATLGPERQRLDPLGVGMRPPARPVSFPALDNTLQARPSRSSRRRRGRGQRHRAGVSRAGSRSSGKRKLHTFCYSCGDDGHIRAQCSNPPNLLLVKQKKQAAMESGNGSWAWDKSHPKP